One genomic window of Evansella cellulosilytica DSM 2522 includes the following:
- a CDS encoding ribonucleoside-diphosphate reductase subunit alpha gives MNTLVKELDVWDELKKKYEHLNWGNWHFDKSEKDLLLAALDRISSDEPDWTYVAATIRLQQLYKQVAEKRQMRPEEVYTGFAHNVTYLVEAGFYDQDLAGAYQKDDLERLEAALNKSNDSKFTYLGLHTLIDRYLTRDHEGHILELPQERFMIIAMTLMKEEKQSKRLDYVLEAYWALSNLYMTVATPTLSNAGKTHGQLSSCFIDTMDDSLRGIFDSTTDAATLSKNGGGIGIYLGKIRAKGSSIKGFKGTSSGVLPWMKQLNNTAVSVDQLGQRQGAIAVYLDVWHKDIFSFLDAKLNNGDERKRTHDLFTGVCLPDLFMEKVEAREAWFLFDPHEVRQTMGFSLEDFYDEERGAGSFREKYEQCVRDPRLSKESVPAIEIMKRVMISQLETGTPYMFYRDEANRQNPNAHCGMMYGSNLCTEIMQNMSATTIKEETTEDGKILITKEAGDYVVCNLSSINLATAVTDGVLSRLIPIQVRMLDNVIDINNIEVPQARLTNEKYRAIGLGTFGWHHLLAITGLRWESEEAINFADKLYEKIAYLTIEASMELAKEKGAYEKFENSAWHTGKYFSQRNYTDEKWIALAEMVNRSGLRNGYLMAVAPNSSTAIIAGTTASIDPIYRKEYAEEKKNFRIPVTAPDISPATTWYYKSAHDIDQIWSVKQNGARQKHIDQGVSFNIYVKNTVKAKELLDIHLSAWKHGLKSTYYVRSTSSEIDECESCAS, from the coding sequence ATGAATACTTTAGTGAAGGAATTAGACGTCTGGGATGAACTAAAGAAAAAATATGAGCACTTAAATTGGGGAAACTGGCATTTTGATAAGAGTGAAAAGGACTTGTTATTAGCTGCACTTGATCGTATTTCAAGTGACGAGCCTGATTGGACGTATGTTGCAGCGACGATTCGGCTGCAGCAGCTATATAAACAAGTAGCTGAGAAGCGGCAAATGAGACCTGAAGAGGTGTATACAGGATTTGCTCATAACGTTACTTATTTAGTAGAAGCAGGCTTTTACGATCAAGATTTAGCAGGCGCCTACCAAAAAGATGATTTAGAGAGATTAGAAGCAGCACTAAATAAATCAAATGACTCCAAATTTACTTATCTAGGTTTACATACATTAATCGACCGCTATCTTACGCGAGACCATGAAGGACATATACTAGAATTACCGCAAGAGCGTTTTATGATCATCGCGATGACATTAATGAAAGAGGAGAAGCAAAGCAAGCGCCTCGACTATGTTTTAGAAGCATATTGGGCACTATCAAATCTTTATATGACAGTAGCGACACCGACGTTGTCTAATGCGGGGAAAACACATGGGCAGTTATCAAGCTGTTTCATTGATACGATGGATGATAGTTTAAGAGGGATTTTTGATAGTACGACAGATGCTGCGACATTAAGTAAAAACGGTGGTGGGATCGGCATTTATTTAGGGAAGATTAGAGCGAAGGGCTCATCAATCAAAGGTTTTAAAGGGACATCGTCTGGGGTGCTTCCTTGGATGAAGCAATTAAACAACACAGCAGTATCGGTAGATCAACTAGGACAAAGGCAAGGAGCAATTGCCGTTTATTTAGATGTGTGGCACAAAGATATCTTTTCATTTTTAGATGCTAAGTTAAATAATGGTGACGAAAGAAAACGGACGCACGATTTATTTACAGGTGTTTGTTTACCTGACTTATTTATGGAGAAGGTCGAAGCGAGAGAAGCGTGGTTTTTATTTGATCCTCATGAGGTACGCCAAACAATGGGCTTTAGCTTAGAAGATTTCTATGATGAAGAGCGAGGCGCAGGCAGCTTTAGAGAAAAATATGAGCAATGCGTCAGAGATCCACGACTTTCAAAAGAAAGTGTCCCTGCGATTGAAATCATGAAACGGGTCATGATTTCTCAGCTTGAGACAGGAACGCCATATATGTTTTATCGTGATGAGGCCAATAGGCAAAATCCGAATGCGCACTGTGGCATGATGTACGGCTCAAATCTTTGCACAGAGATTATGCAAAATATGAGTGCAACAACGATAAAGGAAGAAACAACAGAGGATGGGAAGATACTCATTACAAAAGAAGCGGGAGATTACGTTGTGTGTAATTTAAGCTCTATTAACCTAGCTACGGCCGTAACGGATGGGGTATTGTCCAGGCTTATACCGATACAAGTAAGAATGCTAGATAACGTGATTGATATAAATAATATTGAAGTACCACAAGCGAGGCTGACAAATGAGAAATACAGAGCAATCGGGCTAGGTACGTTTGGATGGCATCATCTTCTAGCGATAACAGGACTTCGTTGGGAATCTGAAGAGGCTATCAACTTTGCTGACAAGCTCTATGAAAAGATCGCTTATTTAACGATCGAAGCAAGTATGGAATTAGCGAAGGAAAAGGGAGCTTACGAAAAGTTTGAAAATTCCGCTTGGCATACAGGAAAGTATTTTTCACAGAGGAATTATACGGATGAAAAGTGGATAGCGCTTGCGGAAATGGTTAATAGAAGTGGTTTGCGTAATGGCTACTTAATGGCAGTTGCACCTAACTCTTCAACGGCGATCATTGCGGGAACGACAGCTTCAATAGATCCAATTTATCGTAAAGAGTATGCTGAGGAAAAAAAGAATTTTCGTATTCCTGTAACAGCGCCAGATATTTCACCGGCAACGACGTGGTATTACAAGTCAGCACATGATATTGACCAAATATGGAGTGTAAAACAGAACGGGGCACGTCAAAAGCATATTGATCAAGGAGTGTCGTTTAATATTTATGTAAAAAACACGGTGAAGGCGAAGGAGTTACTAGACATTCACTTGTCGGCATGGAAGCATGGGTTAAAATCAACGTATTACGTTCGCTCGACATCTAGTGAAATAGATGAGTGTGAGAGCTGTGCAAGCTAA
- a CDS encoding Cof-type HAD-IIB family hydrolase, producing MQAIKLIALDMDGTLLNSDHSISDANRLAIMEAEQNGMTVVISTGRSILTLKPYIESLNLSSYIVTVNGSLIWDNKGEVFDQSELAPDLIKMMWDLKKKYDLHFWAVTPEKVWRDEFPEDEIEAHEWLKFCYHIEDDKTRKTVFEFLSKDDRLEITNSNPVNLEINAAGINKASALRKICEELGITMDNVLAMGDSLNDIAMIKEAGVGVAMGNAQPVVKDAADWVTTKNNEDGVALGIKKFALKTI from the coding sequence ATGCAAGCTATTAAATTAATTGCACTAGATATGGATGGCACTTTGCTGAACAGTGATCATAGCATTTCAGATGCAAATCGACTTGCCATTATGGAAGCGGAGCAAAATGGGATGACGGTTGTGATAAGTACTGGTAGATCCATTTTGACATTAAAGCCATACATAGAATCACTAAATTTATCGTCCTACATTGTAACGGTAAATGGAAGTTTGATCTGGGACAACAAAGGGGAAGTTTTCGATCAAAGTGAACTAGCTCCAGATTTAATAAAAATGATGTGGGACTTAAAAAAGAAATATGATCTTCATTTTTGGGCAGTAACGCCAGAAAAAGTTTGGCGGGACGAATTTCCAGAGGATGAGATTGAAGCGCACGAATGGTTGAAATTTTGTTATCATATTGAAGATGATAAAACGAGAAAAACAGTTTTTGAATTTTTGTCAAAAGATGATCGGTTAGAAATAACGAACTCGAATCCTGTGAACCTAGAAATTAACGCGGCAGGAATTAACAAAGCTTCTGCGCTAAGAAAAATATGTGAGGAACTTGGCATAACAATGGACAATGTGCTCGCAATGGGAGATAGCTTAAATGATATTGCGATGATTAAAGAAGCAGGAGTAGGCGTTGCGATGGGGAATGCACAACCTGTTGTCAAAGACGCTGCTGATTGGGTGACAACGAAAAACAATGAAGATGGTGTCGCTTTAGGCATTAAAAAGTTTGCTTTGAAAACGATATAA
- a CDS encoding ATP-binding protein, which produces MYELLKKYRKELYYFVICTIAIFSIGSIILFEGNTFAIILILIAFALIAYELYRLNKANKNKARDMNEMENVMHQYQNLYEHIPVPMLIFNKTKIIHANHYCLALLAAPCKEMVVGKPFEDFFKNDEWWQSLNKKLYGNMNGKLLRVDGEWIDVKLHHRQMEFENEPVYGIVIKDLTNVKENEKKLRHSEQLSVIGELAAGIAHEIRNPLTSLMGFLQLLGARDKNAEPYKEIMASELERINLIVNELLLLSKPKEYEYETTNIVHLLRTVITIANTQAILHNIEISLKIEDNEEMLIDCEQNKLKQVFLNLIKNAIEAMEDHNGVITIAVRKKLDKVEISFIDQGKGIPEEKIENLGKRFYTTKEDGTGLGLMISMNIIGEHDGEMYINSKLNVGTTITVLLPTE; this is translated from the coding sequence ATGTACGAACTATTAAAAAAGTATAGGAAAGAGCTATACTACTTTGTTATATGTACAATAGCGATTTTTAGTATAGGAAGTATTATTTTATTCGAAGGAAATACATTTGCAATAATACTAATACTTATCGCTTTTGCACTTATAGCGTACGAGTTATATAGATTAAATAAAGCTAATAAAAATAAAGCTCGTGACATGAATGAAATGGAAAACGTCATGCATCAGTATCAAAATTTGTATGAGCATATACCCGTGCCGATGCTGATATTTAACAAAACTAAAATAATCCACGCAAATCATTATTGTCTTGCATTATTAGCAGCTCCGTGCAAAGAAATGGTTGTCGGAAAGCCATTTGAAGATTTTTTTAAAAATGATGAGTGGTGGCAATCACTGAATAAAAAGCTTTATGGAAATATGAATGGTAAGCTACTTCGGGTAGATGGCGAATGGATTGATGTAAAACTCCATCATAGGCAAATGGAATTCGAAAATGAGCCTGTTTATGGCATCGTTATTAAAGATTTAACAAATGTAAAGGAAAATGAAAAAAAACTCCGTCATTCTGAACAATTGTCAGTAATAGGAGAGCTAGCTGCCGGTATTGCTCACGAAATTCGTAATCCGTTAACGAGCTTGATGGGATTTTTACAATTGTTAGGTGCTCGAGATAAAAATGCGGAGCCGTATAAAGAGATCATGGCATCTGAATTAGAACGAATAAATCTCATTGTAAATGAGCTTCTACTTTTATCAAAACCAAAAGAATACGAGTATGAAACGACAAACATTGTACACCTCCTTCGAACTGTGATAACGATTGCCAATACACAAGCAATCTTACATAACATAGAAATATCATTAAAAATAGAAGACAACGAAGAAATGTTGATTGACTGTGAACAAAATAAACTAAAACAAGTTTTTCTAAATTTAATTAAAAACGCAATAGAAGCAATGGAAGATCATAATGGTGTTATCACAATAGCTGTAAGAAAGAAGCTTGATAAAGTGGAAATATCGTTTATTGATCAGGGGAAAGGAATACCTGAGGAAAAGATCGAAAATTTAGGTAAACGTTTTTATACAACGAAAGAAGATGGCACCGGATTAGGCTTAATGATTAGTATGAATATCATCGGTGAGCATGACGGGGAAATGTACATCAATAGCAAATTAAACGTTGGAACAACAATTACGGTATTATTACCGACAGAGTAA
- a CDS encoding Na-translocating system protein MpsC family protein encodes MAVILYVFPSERSVKVNIQEKATKISSYTSKILRQKFGRGPESCHATISSNYLVLFIRGFISPMEEVLLEKGQDKFVDHTRQVIIGHILEELKGVVQVSLDVEVLEMFHDWNFSNNSGMMTLILDKSVEKHQHKPSFNLKMLEDEISRITAIVQKTPDKIMTVPLSENIIIVERIGILILIEKALIQKGYQEELKITKDNLEKSYFHRDANFTNIFGTHVLDLFIDWDFKEDKSIMCFIIR; translated from the coding sequence ATGGCAGTAATTCTTTATGTTTTCCCTTCAGAAAGAAGTGTTAAGGTGAATATACAAGAAAAGGCAACGAAAATTAGTAGTTATACTAGTAAGATACTGCGACAAAAATTTGGACGAGGACCAGAATCTTGTCACGCTACCATTAGCAGCAACTATCTCGTGCTTTTTATTAGAGGGTTTATCTCACCAATGGAGGAAGTTCTTCTTGAAAAGGGACAAGACAAATTTGTTGATCATACAAGACAAGTCATTATTGGTCATATTCTGGAAGAGCTTAAAGGTGTCGTTCAAGTCAGTTTAGACGTCGAAGTTTTAGAGATGTTTCACGACTGGAACTTTTCTAACAACTCTGGAATGATGACTTTAATATTGGATAAATCTGTCGAGAAACATCAACATAAACCATCATTTAATTTAAAAATGCTTGAAGATGAAATTTCCCGTATAACAGCAATCGTTCAAAAAACACCTGATAAAATAATGACGGTTCCGCTTTCTGAGAATATAATTATTGTCGAGCGAATCGGTATTTTAATCCTTATAGAAAAGGCATTAATTCAAAAAGGCTATCAGGAGGAACTAAAAATAACGAAAGATAACTTAGAAAAAAGCTATTTCCATCGAGATGCTAACTTTACTAATATTTTCGGAACACACGTACTAGATTTATTTATTGACTGGGATTTTAAAGAAGATAAGTCAATCATGTGTTTCATTATTAGATAA
- a CDS encoding Na-translocating system protein MpsC family protein, protein MIRQNGRQEQLTFLSSQMSKLIKQKYGKGPDSCVITMEKGMMLAHVRHFKTPAEEVLIQRNEVTLAYKYRSVILEAIFEQFKHEIKKAVNLDINSFVHEWDYETNTGIILFYNNQLPLIKLNVMENGMKEYVMVKMKEIYTNICKAPSEMKFYKYNENVYIIECKNVMLPIERHLYNKGHCDLLRSYSIEASKNFDSLKGKLHEEFPIFINEVYTIWDYSINKKYIFLLKE, encoded by the coding sequence ATGATAAGGCAAAATGGAAGACAGGAACAGTTGACGTTCCTAAGTAGTCAAATGAGTAAACTAATTAAACAAAAGTATGGTAAAGGTCCAGATTCCTGTGTCATTACAATGGAAAAAGGGATGATGCTTGCTCACGTTCGTCATTTTAAAACGCCTGCAGAAGAAGTTTTAATACAAAGAAATGAGGTGACTTTAGCCTATAAATACCGTTCAGTCATTTTAGAGGCTATTTTTGAGCAATTTAAACATGAGATTAAAAAGGCAGTAAACTTAGATATTAATAGTTTCGTACATGAATGGGATTATGAAACAAACACTGGTATTATATTGTTTTACAATAATCAGTTACCGCTAATAAAGCTTAACGTAATGGAAAATGGTATGAAGGAATATGTAATGGTTAAGATGAAAGAGATTTATACAAATATTTGTAAAGCACCTTCTGAAATGAAGTTTTATAAGTACAATGAGAACGTTTATATTATCGAATGCAAAAATGTCATGCTACCAATTGAAAGGCACTTGTATAATAAAGGACATTGTGATCTTCTCCGCTCTTATTCCATAGAAGCTAGTAAAAATTTCGATTCATTAAAGGGTAAATTGCACGAAGAATTTCCTATATTCATTAATGAAGTGTATACGATTTGGGATTACTCAATAAATAAAAAATATATCTTTTTATTGAAAGAGTAA
- the argH gene encoding argininosuccinate lyase translates to MSKLWGGRFTKETNKLVEELTASISFDQKLAHEDIEGSIAHVQMLGECNIISKEDADKIKQGLQKVKEKLENGELTYSVANEDIHMNIEKFLIDEIGPVGGKLHTGRSRNDQVATDMHLYLKNHTVEIISLVEAVQAAIIEQAEKNVDTIIPGYTHLQRAQPISFAHHLLAYFWMLERDKGRLLDSLERVNWLPLGAGALAGTTFPIDRERVAELLGFAHVYPNSMDAVSDRDFILEFLSTASILMMHISRLSEELVIWSSQEFQFVELDDSFCTGSSIMPQKKNPDVPELLRAKTGRVYGNLMGLLTVLKGLPLAYNKDMQEDKEGMFDTVETLEGSLQLLAPMIETMVVNVEKMRSAVNHDYSNATDIADYLVTKGLPFRDAHEVIGKTVLYAIEKKKFLLELSLEEYKQFHELFEDDIYEVLTPEHVVGARNSYGGTAPKQVKQQIILAKEALNNVKG, encoded by the coding sequence ATGTCTAAACTTTGGGGCGGAAGATTCACGAAGGAAACGAATAAATTAGTAGAAGAGCTTACAGCATCAATATCATTTGACCAAAAGCTTGCACACGAAGATATAGAAGGAAGCATAGCACACGTGCAAATGCTAGGAGAATGCAATATTATCTCCAAAGAGGATGCCGATAAAATTAAACAAGGCTTACAAAAGGTGAAGGAAAAGCTAGAAAATGGAGAGCTTACATACTCTGTTGCAAACGAAGATATTCATATGAATATTGAGAAGTTTCTAATTGATGAAATTGGACCAGTCGGAGGAAAGTTGCATACTGGGAGAAGTAGGAATGACCAAGTCGCAACAGATATGCATTTATATTTAAAAAACCATACTGTTGAAATCATTAGTTTAGTAGAAGCGGTTCAAGCTGCTATCATAGAACAAGCTGAAAAAAATGTAGACACTATTATTCCAGGGTATACACATCTTCAGCGTGCGCAGCCAATTTCATTTGCCCACCACTTACTCGCCTATTTTTGGATGCTAGAACGAGATAAAGGGAGACTACTCGATAGTTTAGAAAGAGTAAATTGGCTGCCATTAGGAGCAGGTGCTCTAGCAGGTACTACTTTTCCAATTGATAGAGAGCGTGTGGCTGAGCTATTAGGCTTTGCACATGTATATCCAAATAGTATGGATGCAGTGAGTGATCGAGACTTTATTCTTGAATTTTTATCCACTGCTTCGATTTTAATGATGCACATTTCAAGACTTTCAGAAGAGCTCGTCATTTGGAGTAGCCAAGAGTTTCAGTTTGTTGAGCTTGATGACTCGTTCTGCACTGGCTCAAGCATCATGCCACAAAAGAAAAACCCGGACGTTCCAGAGCTGTTACGCGCAAAAACAGGGCGTGTATATGGTAACTTAATGGGATTATTAACAGTATTAAAAGGGCTCCCGTTGGCATACAACAAAGATATGCAAGAAGATAAGGAGGGAATGTTTGATACTGTTGAAACACTTGAAGGCTCCCTGCAGCTTTTAGCACCGATGATTGAAACGATGGTCGTAAATGTTGAAAAAATGAGAAGTGCCGTTAATCATGATTATTCAAACGCAACAGATATAGCAGATTACCTCGTTACAAAAGGATTGCCTTTTAGAGATGCTCATGAAGTTATTGGTAAAACGGTTTTATATGCAATCGAAAAGAAAAAGTTTTTACTGGAGCTATCGCTAGAAGAATATAAGCAGTTTCATGAATTATTTGAAGATGATATATACGAGGTACTTACACCAGAGCATGTTGTAGGGGCAAGAAATAGCTACGGTGGAACAGCGCCAAAACAAGTAAAGCAACAAATCATATTAGCCAAAGAAGCATTGAACAACGTTAAAGGATAA
- a CDS encoding argininosuccinate synthase, whose protein sequence is MSKGKVVLAYSGGLDTSVSIKWIQEQYGYDVIALGLDVGEKKDFEAIKNKALDVGAVKAIMVDAKELLAKEYVLPALKANCLYEGKYPLSSALSRPLISKLLVEVAEQEGAVAVAHGCTGKGNDQVRFEVSIQALNPNLEVIAPVREWGMTRDEEIAYAEEKGIPVPATLENPYSIDANIWGRACEAGVLEDPWVEAPEGAFDWTAPISMTPDDAEYVDIEFKNGEPVALNGKELPLVELIETLNEIGGKHGVGRIDHIENRLVGIKSREVYETPAALILIKAHKELEFLTLPREVTQFKTQVDQQMTQMIYDGLWYSPLKQALDAFVNETQKVVSGTIKVKLHKGNFDVVARKSDNSLYNEELATYSKGDAFDHNAAVGFIKLWGLTTKVYSEVNETKTANTLKEEYISHKAEKSSKILG, encoded by the coding sequence ATGAGTAAGGGAAAAGTAGTATTAGCGTATTCCGGTGGTTTAGATACTTCAGTTTCAATTAAATGGATCCAAGAGCAGTACGGCTATGATGTAATCGCACTAGGGCTCGACGTTGGAGAGAAAAAGGATTTTGAAGCAATTAAAAATAAAGCGCTCGATGTTGGTGCTGTAAAAGCAATTATGGTCGATGCAAAGGAACTATTAGCGAAGGAATACGTGTTACCTGCATTGAAAGCGAACTGCTTATATGAAGGGAAATATCCATTGTCTTCTGCTCTTTCTCGTCCTCTCATTTCTAAACTATTAGTGGAAGTTGCAGAACAAGAGGGAGCAGTTGCTGTCGCACACGGTTGTACAGGAAAAGGGAATGACCAAGTGCGCTTTGAAGTATCTATTCAAGCGTTAAACCCGAATTTAGAGGTGATTGCACCTGTCCGTGAATGGGGAATGACGCGTGATGAAGAGATTGCTTATGCAGAAGAAAAAGGAATTCCAGTTCCTGCAACGTTAGAAAATCCATATTCAATTGATGCGAATATTTGGGGAAGAGCATGTGAAGCTGGTGTACTAGAGGATCCTTGGGTAGAAGCGCCAGAAGGAGCTTTTGATTGGACTGCACCAATTTCTATGACACCTGATGATGCAGAATATGTTGACATTGAATTTAAAAACGGCGAGCCAGTTGCTTTAAACGGAAAAGAGCTTCCATTAGTAGAGCTTATTGAAACGTTGAATGAAATTGGTGGAAAGCATGGCGTAGGAAGAATCGATCACATTGAAAACCGATTAGTAGGGATTAAATCGCGTGAAGTGTATGAAACACCAGCAGCACTTATTTTAATTAAAGCGCATAAAGAGCTTGAATTTTTAACTTTACCTCGTGAAGTAACACAATTTAAAACACAAGTTGATCAGCAAATGACACAAATGATTTACGATGGTCTTTGGTATTCACCGTTAAAGCAAGCGCTAGATGCATTTGTAAATGAAACACAAAAGGTCGTTTCTGGTACAATTAAAGTGAAGCTTCATAAAGGAAACTTTGATGTTGTTGCAAGAAAATCCGATAACAGCTTATACAACGAAGAGCTTGCAACATACTCTAAAGGCGACGCTTTCGATCATAACGCGGCAGTAGGCTTCATTAAGCTATGGGGTTTAACGACAAAGGTTTACTCCGAAGTAAACGAAACGAAGACAGCAAATACGTTAAAAGAAGAATATATATCCCACAAGGCAGAGAAAAGCTCAAAGATTTTAGGTTAG
- the argF gene encoding ornithine carbamoyltransferase — protein sequence MPTTKKLEDKAMIEQKLRGKDFLTLAELETEDILFLLEEAIDLKQKQKQGIPQTDLQGKTLGMIFEKSSTRTRVSFEVGMLQLGGHAIFLSSKDIQLGRGESIHDTAKVLSRYVNGIMIRTFEHEKVEELAEHATIPVINGLTDLHHPAQVLADLLTILEHKGKLKGLKLCYIGDGNNNVAHSLIEGAAKVGMNIAIASPNAYEPNADILKGANADAEKQNSSISFTNDPIEAVKDADVVVTDVWASMGQEDEQEERINAFKPFQVNSNLCKHAKDDFIFLHCLPAHREEEVTAEIIDGTHSVVFDEAENRLHAQKALLKVLMKD from the coding sequence ATGCCAACTACAAAAAAATTAGAGGATAAAGCAATGATAGAACAAAAGCTGCGAGGGAAAGATTTCTTAACCCTCGCGGAGCTTGAAACAGAAGATATTCTTTTTTTACTAGAGGAAGCGATTGATTTAAAGCAAAAGCAGAAGCAAGGAATTCCCCAAACAGACCTACAAGGAAAAACGCTAGGGATGATCTTTGAAAAATCGTCAACAAGAACGAGAGTATCTTTTGAAGTAGGGATGCTTCAGCTTGGAGGGCACGCGATATTTTTGAGTAGTAAAGACATTCAATTAGGTCGAGGGGAAAGCATCCATGACACAGCAAAAGTACTGTCGAGATACGTGAATGGCATCATGATAAGAACATTTGAACATGAAAAGGTAGAGGAGCTTGCAGAGCACGCGACAATCCCTGTCATCAATGGCTTAACAGACTTACATCATCCTGCACAAGTTTTGGCAGATCTCTTGACGATTTTAGAACATAAAGGTAAACTAAAAGGACTTAAACTTTGCTATATTGGAGACGGAAATAATAATGTCGCACACTCCTTAATTGAAGGTGCTGCAAAGGTCGGTATGAATATCGCTATTGCAAGTCCAAATGCATATGAACCGAATGCAGACATACTTAAAGGGGCTAACGCTGACGCAGAAAAGCAAAATAGTTCGATCTCTTTTACAAACGACCCAATTGAAGCAGTGAAGGACGCAGATGTTGTTGTGACAGACGTGTGGGCGAGTATGGGGCAGGAAGACGAACAGGAAGAAAGAATCAATGCTTTTAAGCCGTTTCAAGTAAATAGTAACCTTTGTAAGCATGCGAAGGATGATTTCATTTTTTTACATTGCTTACCAGCACATCGTGAAGAAGAAGTAACAGCAGAAATCATTGATGGAACACACTCCGTAGTTTTTGATGAAGCAGAAAATAGACTACATGCACAAAAGGCACTTTTAAAAGTCTTGATGAAGGACTAA